In a single window of the Stigmatopora nigra isolate UIUO_SnigA chromosome 7, RoL_Snig_1.1, whole genome shotgun sequence genome:
- the hivep3b gene encoding transcription factor HIVEP3 isoform X2 — translation MEAEPSHSVDGDRSETQEQQDVTTGSSFGSCPQPQQTSNPRPVHRALCRLQNRQHKREDLLRLQQQAVAWQHTETPGPSGGSFFSAGSTSTSSHRSSTSTQGEHGHKVSSQSNQETKEGVSSPRKGEKKPPKPGKYVCTYCGRPCAKPSVLQKHIRSHTGERPYPCAPCGFSFKTKSNLYKHRKSHAHRIKAGLASSRDEPSLSGPDYSGVGEDAEEHTDGESTESEDETGQHKKSSQEILARQKNVGKELGGGSNESQRPDDTQAVKQRLAMRLSERKRGPMALPDDPPSSLSTSSSSLGPGSKGSTESGYYSGSGSTDLSHVIPSSASAKSYAEIILGKYGRLGGQQRSPHSHSPLSPLSGTEDKSIPFAVPKTQVIEHITKLITINEAVVDTSEIDSVKPRRSSLSRKSSLESPKLTTSKDPYIFDPKGENPGPSGLSDLQNPETNPPVNPVLSTVRLLRSRSMPTTTSQLESSASGIRSNRGYRLCQSFDEQQAMATEINIGHAHRMLRRQPAIEVPLGAELMPEEIPLNASSAISGTDTARYPEQQAPHGTLKAFECKVCRTSFQHVDSYTAHKGVCKAPQTLEQESSGPSKTGREERPPMMMHYKFRALAMAVRKRRKEESIEEDLSSPGTGTMSGRSTGVTAAGGPPGQSQALSGCTVQMETGQQQQRDRKGVSVIQHTSSFETQETLSMESERTNVKEVHQAQPPVSKPSPSTSRLIRQSNIQVPEILVTVEPDTDMTSLSPPVTSSSSKEADRVEEFQWPQRSQTLAQLPAEKLPPKKKRLRLAQAAQSSGESSFESVSLPRSPSQESSMSHTSSLSASFEDATKSEPVVWGGSSQSTQMLTVPSTCQQQNQSHKEMRRSASEQAPQKTEQVSDTRSKSFDLGSLSSQQSASTWKERRKCLLVKHATLGEPEQEESQLTIAESPKPGPSHLSQSLFYSSTRLNLEDTENVTQLLQSQIPPPTMIPSQESIQQTLPPAPLSQLLPVTTASQFMNRPFSHTQTALPLQVDPIQMRMTEQMGIPFHQLSAFVPVQFPYSGSQSLYLPTTPLHSLHILTSPSTEGSASCLYPGPFISTCVAQFTPSVSLVVPVRLHTHIPTNTRAMYTTLSQILTSACPQDPILKNTMTIMDKMEQRNLQRSYLKVPSPVIKIPHPEDLLSPSLDECGPLGAGGSKRMLSPAASLELSTEAQRHQKRVKEEADGEQHKSEVVVEDLDHNVHKEGDCKTDGEQQEKVDKIKDLLEVTHVKQEGDPNQRHRELNKEKKEGEESIVRNQKEMETPEKGTERSITRSYPSLHTSTSVNWCYLNYVKPNPTAERDSRNSVYSTWSVSGHNPNLPGLSTKVALSLLCSKQKCCSETYTISTAQMMAKIENTPASSRTPRISEVHPIRAYSTDVKDHQHKKEENNEKNDEEGPSTSKQCEASHVRIFEGGYKSNEEYIYVRGRGRGKYICGECGIRCKKPSMLKKHIRTHTDVRPYICKHCNFAFKTKGNLTKHMKSKAHGKKCQAMGVSEPSADEPESEETGSDEHACCSEEQDEHQFSNVEDSDDDDDDDDNDDEDDDDEESHDDPPSSCSSDTLVIPAGRSKCSGRSQQCTPEPEPAALSPALDVSQRGAWHSRRATSPGSRRALFSRRSWKASPRAFSPSSESCSPSHSLSPRLELSPPVHGLSPRTDLPSLPSRQVSPSPERGASPIRPASPRHPMLPGCYGLPHASTPPRRLGVQQRTLGCLPWEHHGTRGSQIKLDKSGTARDGRSLSESDFPPVLRLSTCESYPAHRAADNIFSHLPMHSQQASIPYLMIPIGGIQMVRARPRSNSSTPLPLMSPPIEGPSPAGFDSFWGGTPGPHGSRTLGSEWLTDSQAAGSSQSGLHSVGAQVMCSKLELETTDSKQYGSSRSSAHTCRRRVEDVRSENISESIEQPPEQKGTAMADAAREEQIS, via the exons ATGGAGGCTGAGCCCAGCCATTCGGTTGATGGGGACCGCTCTGAAACACAAGAGCAGCAGGATGTGACAACCGGATCCTCTTTTGGGTCTTGTCCACAACCCCAGCAGACTTCCAATCCTCGTCCAGTACACAGAGCTTTGTGTCGACTGCAAAACCGGCAACACAAACGTGAAGATCTTCTTCGGTTACAACAGCAAGCAGTAGCATGGCAGCATACAGAAACCCCAGGTCCTTCAGGAGGCAGCTTTTTCTCTGCGGGTTCCACATCAACCTCATCTCATCGCTCGTCAACATCCACCCAAGGTGAACATGGCCACAAGGTCTCATCTCAATCCAACCAAGAGACAAAAGAAGGGGTTAGCTCTCCCAGGAAAGGAGAGAAGAAACCCCCCAAACCAGGGAAGTATGTGTGCACTTACTGCGGTCGTCCATGTGCCAAGCCAAGTGTTCTTCAGAAACACATTCGCTCTCATACGGGAGAAAGACCTTATCCTTGTGCCCCGTGCGGATTTTCTTTCAAGACCAAGAGTAACCTGTACAAGCATCGAAAGTCCCATGCTCATCGTATTAAGGCAGGCCTCGCATCCAGTCGTGACGAGCCAAGTTTGAGTGGGCCAGACTACAGTGGCGTTGGAGAAGATGCCGAGGAGCATACCGACGGAGAAAGCACTGAGTCTGAAGATGAGACAGGTCAGCACAAAAAATCCTCTCAGGAGATTTTGGCTCGGCAGAAGAATGTTGGTAAGGAGTTGGGAGGAGGATCAAATGAAAGCCAGAGACCTGATGATACACAAGCTGTCAAACAAAGGCTTGCGATGAGGCTTAGTGAAAGAAAACGTGGCCCGATGGCCTTACCTGATGATCCTCCTTCTTCCCTTTCAACCTCATCTTCTTCTCTTGGTCCTGGCAGTAAAGGCAGCACAGAATCTGGTTACTATTCCGGATCAGGCAGCACTGACTTATCCCATGTTATTCCTTCCAGTGCAAGTGCCAAATCATACGCAGAAATCATTCTTGGGAAATATGGAAGGTTGGGGGGGCAGCAGCGCAGTCCTCATTCTCACTCTCCCCTTTCCCCACTGTCTGGAACAGAGGACAAGAGCATTCCTTTTGCTGTACCGAAAACCCAAGTAATAGAACATATTACCAAACTTATAACAATCAATGAAGCAGTGGTAGACACTAGTGAGATTGACAGTGTAAAGCCCAGGCGTTCTTCTCTGTCGAGGAAAAGTAGCCTTGAGTCACCCAAATTGACAACCTCCAAAGACCCCTATATATTTGATCCCAAAGGAGAGAACCCTGGTCCAAGCGGTTTAAGCGACCTTCAGAACCCAGAGACAAACCCACCTGTAAATCCAGTATTGTCAACAGTTCGGCTTCTCAGAAGCCGCTCCATGCCAACAACGACCAGCCAATTAGAGTCCTCAGCATCTGGAATCAGGTCCAACAGAGGCTACCGTCTCTGTCAGTCATTTGATGAGCAGCAGGCCATGGCAACAGAGATTAACATTGGTCATGCCCACCGTATGCTTAGGCGGCAACCAGCCATAGAGGTTCCCTTGGGTGCTGAACTAATGCCGGAAGAAATACCCCTCAACGCTTCTTCTGCAATCAGTGGGACTGACACAGCCAGATATCCAGAGCAACAAGCACCACACGGTACTTTGAAGGCATTTGAATGCAAAGTCTGTAGAACAAGCTTTCAGCATGTTGACAGCTACACAGCCCACAAAGGTGTGTGCAAAGCGCCGCAAACACTGGAACAGGAGAGTAGCGGTCCAAGTAAGACCGGCAGAGAGGAACGCCCTCCAATGATGATGCACTATAAGTTCAGAGCACTGGCTATGGCTGTAAGAAAGAGGAGGAAGGAGGAGAGTATAGAAGAAGATCTTTCAAGTCCTGGGACCGGAACCATGTCAGGGAGGTCTACGGGCGTCACTGCAGCCGGAGGTCCACCAGGACAAAGCCAGGCACTCTCAG GTTGCACTGTACAGATGGAGACGGGACAACAGCAACAACGAGATAGAAAGGGTGTGTCTGTAATCCAGCATACTAGCTCCTTTGAAACGCAGGAGACCCTTTCCATGGAAAGTGAGAGAACTAATGTCAAAGAGGTTCACCAAGCACAACCGCCCGTTTCAAAACCATCACCTTCTACATCTCGCCTCATTCGCCAGTCCAACATCCAAGTGCCAGAGATTCTTGTTACTGTAGAGCCTGATACAGACATGACATCCCTGTCTCCACCAGTGACCTCATCTTCATCTAAG GAAGCAGACAGGGTGGAGGAGTTTCAGTGGCCCCAACGTAGCCAGACTCTAGCCCAGCTCCCTGCAGAAAAACTGCCCCCAAAGAAGAAAAGACTCCGCTTAGCTCAGGCAGCGCAATCTTCTGGGGAGTCTAGCTTTGAATCTGTGTCACTACCCCGCAGCCCCAGTCAGGAGAGCAGCATGTCCCACACTTCAAGTCTTTCTGCTTCTTTCGAGGACGCAACAAAGTCAGAGCCCGTAGTCTGGGGTGGCAGTAGTCAAAGTACCCAAATGTTGACTGTGCCATCAACATGCCAACAACAGAACCAAAGCCACAAGGAGATGAGGCGTTCTGCTTCCGAGCAGGCCCCTCAGAAAACAGAACAGGTGTCTGACACCAGAAGTAAATCTTTTGATTTGGGTTCTTTGTCCTCTCAGCAATCAGCATCCACCTGGAAAGAACGGAGGAAGTGTCTCCTTGTAAAGCACGCGACATTAGGTGAACCTGAGCAAGAGGAGAGTCAATTAACCATAGCAGAGAGTCCAAAGCCAGGGCCTTCCCACTTGAGCCAATCTCTTTTCTATTCAAGCACCCGCTTAAACCTGGAAGACACAGAGAATGTTACGCAGTTGTTACAGTCACAGATCCCTCCTCCAACTATGATTCCTTCACAAGAAAGCATCCAACAGACGTTACCTCCAGCACCTTTATCCCAGTTACTCCCAGTCACCACGGCCTCTCAGTTCATGAACAGACCTTTTTCACATACGCAAACTGCTCTACCTCTACAGGTCGACCCAATACAGATGCGTATGACAGAACAAATGGGTATACCATTCCACCAACTTTCTGCCTTTGTTCCTGTTCAATTTCCTTACAGTGGGAGTCAGTCCCTATACTTGCCTACCACACCGTTACATTCCCTGCATATTTTAACTTCTCCTTCCACAGAGGGAAGCGCCTCATGCCTTTACCCAGGCCCCTTCATTTCCACTTGTGTGGCACAGTTCACACCATCGGTGTCTCTTGTGGTCCCAGTCCGCCTCCATACCCACATTCCTACCAATACACGTGCTATGTACACCACCTTGTCCCAAATCCTGACATCTGCGTGTCCACAGGATCCCATTTTGAAAAATACCATGACAATCATGGACAAAATGGAGCAGCGCAATTTACAAAGGTCTTATTTGAAGGTTCCCTCACCAGTCATCAAGATTCCCCATCCTGAGGATCTGCTTTCACCTTCTCTTGATGAATGTGGTCCACTTGGAGCAGGAGGGAGCAAACGTATGCTCTCACCTGCAGCCAGTCTTGAGCTCAGTACTGAAGCCCAACGTCACCAGAAAAGGGTCAAAGAGGAAGCAGACGGCGAACAACACAAGTCTGAAGTTGTGGTAGAGGATTTAGATCACAATGTACATAAGGAGGGAGACTGTAAAACAGATGGGGAACAACAGGAAAAGGTTGACAAGATAAAAGATTTGCTTGAGGTAACACACGTAAAACAGGAGGGGGATCCGAATCAAAGACACCGAGAGTTGAACAAGGAGAAAAAAGAGGGCGAAGAGTCAATTGTGAGAAATCAAAAGGAGATGGAAACTCCAGAAAAGGGAACTGAGAGATCAATCACCCGCTCATACCCAAGCCTTCACACGTCAACTTCTGTCAACTGGTGCTACCTTAACTATGTCAAACCCAACCCAACTGCAGAGAGGGACTCCCGTAATTCAGTTTATTCTACCTGGAGCGTTAGCGGACACAACCCAAACTTGCCAGGTCTCAGTACTAAGGTGGCCTTGTCTCTGCTGTGCTCCAAACAGAAGTGTTGCTCAGAGACATACACCATTTCTACGGCTCAAATGATGGCCAAAATTGAAAATACCCCTGCAAGTAGCAGAACCCCACGCATAtcagag GTACATCCCATCAGAGCCTATTCCACTGATGTAAAAGATCACCAGCATAAAAAAGAAGAGAATAATGAGAAGAACGACGAGGAGGGACCTTCCACCTCAAAACAGTGCGAAGCATCTCATGTTCGCATCTTTGAAGGCGG GTATAAGTCTAACGAAGAGTATATTTACGTTCGAGGGCGTGGCAGAGGAAAATACATATGTGGGGAGTGCGGCATCCGCTGTAAGAAGCCCAGCATGCTGAAGAAGCACATCCGAACACACACTGACGTCCGTCCGTACATTTGCAAACACTGCAACTTTGCCTTCAAAACCAAAG GGAACCTTACCAAACACATGAAGTCAAAAGCTCACGGGAAAAAGTGCCAGGCAATGGGAGTGTCTGAACCCTCTGCAGATGAGCCAGAGAGCGAAGAAACAG GTAGTGATGAACATGCGTGCTGCTCCGAGGAACAAGACGAGCACCAGTTTTCCAACGTGGAAGAttcggacgacgacgacgatgatgacgacaatgatgatgaggatgatgatgatgaggagtcTCACGACGACCCTCCTTCCTCCTGTTCGTCAGACACCCTCGTAATACCAGCGGGTCGTTCCAAATGCAGCGGGCGTTCTCAACAGTGTACTCCAGAACCCGAGCCCGCGGCCCTCAGTCCCGCTCTGGATGTCTCCCAAAGAGGGGCTTGGCACAGTAGACGGGCCACCTCGCCGGGAAGCAGGAGAGCTCTGTTCTCCCGACGGAGCTGGAAGGCATCACCGAGAGCCTTCTCCCCCAGCAGTGAGAGTTGTTCTCCCAGCCACAGCCTCTCCCCCCGCCTAGAGCTATCCCCACCCGTGCACGGACTGTCCCCAAGAACAGATCTCCCCTCACTCCCCTCACGGCAAGTGTCACCCTCCCCTGAAAGAGGAGCATCTCCCATCAGACCCGCCTCACCCCGTCACCCCATGTTGCCAGGCTGCTACGGGTTACCACATGCTAGTACTCCACCCAGGCGGCTTGGAGTTCAGCAGAGGACCCTTGGATGTCTTCCTTGGGAACACCATGGCACAAGGGGTAGTCAAATTAAACTG GACAAAAGTGGCACCGCAAGGGATGGTCGCTCATTGTCAGAAAGCGACTTCCCACCTGTTCTTCGCCTTTCCACATGTGAGAGTTACCCCGCCCACAGAGCTGCAGACAACATCTTCAGCCATCTTCCCATGCACTCCCAACAAGCCAGCATCCCTTATCTAATGATTCCCATTGGTGGGATTCAAATGGTACGGGCCAGGCCAAGGTCCAATTCTTCCACCCCTTTGCCCCTGATGTCTCCTCCAATAGAGGGGCCGTCACCTGCTGGGTTTGACTCATTCTGGGGCGGGACCCCAGGACCTCATGGCAGTAGGACTCTTGGAAGTGAGTGGTTGACGGACTCCCAGGCAGCTGGAAGCAGCCAATCGGGACTACACAGTGTCGGGGCACAAGTTATGTGTTCCAAACTGGAGTTGGAGACCACGGACTCAAAGCAATATGGCAGCTCACGAAGCTCCGCCCACACTTGCAGGCGTCGCGTTGAAGATGTTCGCTCGGAGAATATTTCTGAGTCCATTGAACAGCCTCCAGAGCAGAAGGGCACAGCAATGGCGGATGCAGCCAGAGAAGAGCAGATCAGCTAA